A stretch of Henckelia pumila isolate YLH828 chromosome 4, ASM3356847v2, whole genome shotgun sequence DNA encodes these proteins:
- the LOC140863693 gene encoding LRR receptor-like serine/threonine-protein kinase EFR, whose translation MASKISNSPHFYSTIFFLLLFLLCYQAHSFDSETDRLALLSFKNSITDDPLQVLSSWNDSTSFCNWTGVTCTSQPSRVDTLSLPSRKLGGSLSSAIVNMTFLSVIDLSDNFLRGPIPGDIGGLFRLRYIFLMRNGFEGEIPGNLSRCTELRVMNFNYNNLTGKIPADISTLPNLVALHVSANGLTGGIPPVLGNISSLLNLSIAQNYLGGVIPDDLGRLVNLEFLQVSTNNLSGTIPGSIFNLSRIYMFSVAFNQLTGSLPSSIGSYFPNLKELHLGVNGFSGGIPFSLANISSLEIIDIPVNRLTGKVPVDLGRLPNLERLNVGWNLLGSEDEEGLKFLDSLINCSKLETLSIARNRFLGTVPDSIGNLSITMKRLLLNENNLSGGIPSGITNLINLNTFNVSWNQFDGPIFPDIDKLFNLRQLYMNVNRFSGKIPPAIGNLSMLFELRLDRNELGGDIPANLGDCKQLKLLNLSDNQLSGIVPSQVFGLSSLTIGFDLARNYLSGSLPVEVGNFINLKTFDLSDNEFSGHIPESLGLCTSLESIFLNGNSLQGSIPSRLSALRNLQDLDLSRNKMTGIIPEFLQEFVFLRYLNLSFNEFAGKVPKGGVFANTSGIYLYGNSRLCGGVVQLELPSCPPSPRRGGGSSILKAAIGASLGVFGLLFLLYFAVSMMLRRARRKGLITSPSEEWSSNFSYHELAKATNEFSAENLLGEGGFASVYRCTLSKNEKPIAVKVLNTQQIGTSKTYMAECEALRNIKHRNLVKILGSCSALDSEGRDFKAIVLELMPNGSLEKWLHPNQKNQPENLDIRQRLNIAIDVASALEYLHCYCHIPVAHCDLKPGNVLLDTDFCAHLSDFGLAKFIRQRVDASTQAQINSTGIRGSFGYVAPEYGKGGPVSVSGDIYSFGILLLEMFTGKKPTDGMFTDGLTLHSFAKNSLHDNVMDIIDPRLAFSTRAEAEAEAEAEHISIEVEEHEQVEKFFALIIRIGVSCSLEMPKDRMNIKDANVKLQLIRDNFL comes from the exons ATGGCGTCTAAAATCAGTAACTCGCCACACTTCTACTCCACAATCTTCTTCCTTTTGCTCTTCTTATTATGTTACCAAGCACATTCCTTTGATTCCGAAACCGACAGACTCGCGTTGCTTTCTTTCAAGAACAGCATCACAGATGATCCACTTCAAGTACTGAGTTCTTGGAATGATTCAACGAGTTTCTGCAACTGGACAGGCGTAACATGTACTTCACAACCATCCCGAGTCGATACCCTGTCGCTGCCGTCTCGAAAACTCGGAGGCTCCCTCTCCTCTGCCATAGTTAACATGACCTTTCTTAGTGTCATTGATCTCAGTGACAACTTTCTCCGGGGCCCGATTCCAGGAGACATCGGTGGCTTGTTTCGGCTTCGGTACATTTTCTTGATGCGGAATGGCTTTGAAGGTGAAATTCCGGGGAATTTGAGCCGATGCACCGAGCTTAGAGTCATGAATTTCAACTACAATAATCTCACCGGAAAAATCCCTGCTGACATTAGCACATTGCCGAATCTTGTCGCTCTCCATGTATCCGCAAACGGGTTAACAGGCGGGATCCCGCCTGTTCTAGGCAACATATCCTCGCTCCTGAATCTTTCCATCGCGCAGAATTACCTCGGAGGGGTGATCCCGGATGATCTTGGCCGTCTCGTGAACCTGGAATTCTTGCAGGTCTCGACTAACAACTTGTCCGGTACGATTCCGGGGTCGATTTTCAATCTGTCGAGAATATATATGTTCTCTGTGGCATTCAATCAGTTGACAGGGAGTCTGCCTTCCAGTATTGGGAGCTATTTTCCGAATCTGAAGGAGTTGCATTTAGGAGTGAATGGGTTTTCAGGAGGGATTCCGTTTTCACTCGCTAACATCTCCAGTCTCGAAATCATCGATATCCCTGTCAACAGACTCACCGGAAAAGTTCCTGTCGATCTGGGAAGGCTTCCCAATCTGGAGAGGCTGAATGTTGGCTGGAATCTGCTCGGAAGCGAAGATGAAGAAGGGTTAAAGTTTCTTGAttctttgatcaattgcagCAAGCTCGAAACTTTGAGCATTGCCCGGAACCGGTTTTTAGGAACAGTGCCTGATTCCATTGGTAATCTTTCCATAACTATGAAGAGATTGCTTCTAAATGAGAACAACTTATCTGGAGGCATTCCTTCGGGGATAACGAATCTTATCAATCTCAACACTTTTAATGTGAGCTGGAACCAATTTGATGGACCTATTTTTCCTGATATAGATAAACTCTTCAATCTTAGGCAGTTGTATATGAATGTGAACAGATTTTCAGGAAAGATTCCGCCGGCTATCGGTAACTTAAGCATGTTGTTTGAACTTCGGTTGGATAGGAACGAATTGGGGGGCGATATTCCGGCGAATCTTGGAGACTGTAAGCAGTTGAAGTTACTGAACTTGTCTGATAATCAGCTCAGTGGAATTGTGCCATCACAGGTTTTCGGTCTATCGTCGTTAACCATCGGGTTCGACCTAGCTCGAAATTATCTGAGTGGAAGCTTGCCGGTTGAAGTTGGGAACTTTATAAACCTCAAAACGTTTGATTTATCTGATAATGAGTTTTCTGGACACATTCCTGAGAGTTTAGGCCTTTGCACGAGCTTGGAGAGCATATTCTTAAACGGTAATTCGTTACAAGGCTCGATTCCTTCGAGATTAAGCGCCTTGAGAAACCTTCAAGATCTTGATCTCTCACGAAACAAAATGACCGGGATAATTCCAGAGTTCTTGCAGGAGTTTGTGTTccttaggtatttaaatctgtCGTTCAACGAATTTGCTGGCAAAGTGCCGAAAGGGGGAGTATTTGCCAATACAAGTGGTATTTATCTGTATGGCAACAGTAGGCTTTGTGGTGGTGTTGTTCAACTCGAGTTACCTTCTTGTCCCCCTTCTCCCAGACGGGGGGGTGGGTCTAGTATATTGAAAGCAGCGATCGGAGCATCGTTGGGAGTTTTCGGTTTGCTTTTCCTGTTGTATTTTGCAGTTTCTATGATGCTCAGGAGAGCAAGAAGGAAAGGCTTGATCACTTCCCCATCAGAAGAGTGGAGTTCAAACTTTTCCTACCATGAACTTGCAAAGGCAACAAATGAATTTTCCGCAGAAAATTTGCTCGGTGAGGGTGGTTTCGCTTCCGTCTATAGATGCACTCTGTCCAAAAACGAGAAACCTATTGCTGTGAAAGTTCTCAATACACAACAGATTGGAACTTCTAAGACTTACATGGCAGAATGTGAAGCATTGAGGAATATCAAGCACAGAAATCTAGTCAAAATTTTGGGTTCTTGTTCGGCTTTGGACTCTGAGGGCAGAGATTTCAAGGCCATTGTTCTTGAACTCATGCCGAATGGGAGTTTGGAGAAATGGTTGCATCCCAACCAGAAGAATCAACCCGAGAACCTCGACATTCGTCAGAGGCTAAACATTGCCATTGATGTGGCTTCAGCATTGGAGTATCTTCATTGCTACTGCCATATTCCTGTGGCGCATTGTGATCTCAAACCGGGCAACGTTCTTCTTGACACAGACTTTTGTGCTCATTTAAGCGACTTCGGCCTAGCGAAGTTCATCAGACAACGTGTAGATGCCAGTACACAagctcaaataaattcaactgggATAAGAGGATCATTTGGTTATGTTGCTCCAG AGTATGGAAAAGGAGGGCCAGTATCTGTATCAGGAGACATTTACAGTTTTGGGATCCTACTCCTGGAGATGTTTACGGGTAAAAAACCGACAGATGGAATGTTTACAGATGGACTGACCCTTCACAGTTTCGCGAAAAATTCTTTACACGACAACGTGATGGACATTATCGACCCAAGGTTAGCGTTTTCAACCCGAGCAGAAGCAGAAGCAGAAGCAGAAGCAGAACACATCAGCATCGAAGTCGAGGAGCACGAACAAGTCGAGAAATTCTTCGCGTTAATCATTAGGATTGGAGTCTCTTGCTCCCTGGAAATGCCAAAAGACAGAATGAACATAAAAGATGCCAATGTGAAGTTGCAGCTGATAAGGGACAACTTTTTATAA